The Oceanibaculum nanhaiense genome includes the window AGACGCGGGAGAGTAGGTCGCTGCCAGATCTTCCAAGCACGCTTCCGTACAGGAACATGCCGATCCCGGCCCAATACTGGGACCCGATACAGGGGCCAGCAGCAGCAACAGGCGCCGCATCGACCCTCTCACGAGGGTGATCGAGGCGCCGGCAGAACCTCCCACACACCATGTCCACTTCACGCTCCCGACGCTGCCTCCAATACCCACACAGTTCCAGGCAGCAGACTGGGAACAGCCACAAAACTTCGCCGGCACGCAAAACCAGCATGCCCGGCCACCACCACACCCGGCGCGGGGTGGAGCAGCCCGGTAGCTCGTCAGGCTCATAACCTGAAGGTCGCAGGTTCAAATCCTGCCCCCGCAACCAACATTAAGCCCGCAAGATCAATGTCTTGCGGGCTTCGTCATGTCCGGGGTTTGGCCCTGTTCTGCGGCCATGGAAGCGCCATGGAAGCACACGGAAGAGGAAAGGGGCGGGTGTGTCCGATGGGATGGTGCTTTCCGGATTGCCGAGTTTGAGGGAGCGCCAAGGGCACGGCTGAAGCTGCGGGACAGGATCGGGCACCCCGCCCCGCAGATTTCTCAGCTGGTGATGAATCCCAGGATGTCGGCGTTCAGCACATCGGCGTTCACTGTCAGCATCCCGTGCGAAAGACCGGGATAGGTCTTCAGCGTGCCCTTCGGCAGCAGCTTGACCGCTTTCTGAGCCGAGGCGGCGATCGGAACGACCTGGTCGTCCTCACCATGCAGCACCAAAGTCGGCACGGTGATCGCCTTGAGGTCCTCGGTCTGGTCGGTTTCCGAGAAGGCCTTGATGCCGTCATAGTGCGCCTTGGCGCTGCCCATCATGCCCTGGCGCCACCAATTCTGGATCACGCCTTCATGGACCGTGGCACCGTCGCGGTTGAAGCCATAGAACGGGCCCGCCGGGACGTCGCGGAAGAACTGTGCGCGGTTGCCGGCCAGTGCCGTCCGAAACCCGTCGAAGACCGCCATCGGCGTGCCCTCGGGGTTGTCGGCGGTCTTCAGCATCAGCGGCGGAATGGCGGCGACAAGAACGGCCTTGGCCACCCGGCCCGCGGGTTCGCCGTGTCGTGCCACATACCGCGCGACTTCGCCGCCGCCGGTGGAATGGCCGATGTGAACGGCGTTCCGTAGATCCAGCGCCTCGGCGACGGCAAAGGCGTCGGCCGCGTAGTGGTCGATGTCGTGACCGTCGGCGACCTGGCTCGAGCGTCCGTGGCCGCGCCGGTCATGGGCGACGACGCGATAGCCCTTCGACAGGAAGAACAGCATCTGCGCGTCCCAGTCGTCGGAGCTGAGCGGCCAGCCATGGTGGAATACGACGGGCTGGGCGTCCTTTGGGCCCCAATCCTTGTAGAAAATCTGTACGCCGTCGTTGGTCGTAACAAAGCCCATGATGTGGTCTCCTTCTCGATTGTCGCGATTGTCGGCCCCTGCGGC containing:
- a CDS encoding alpha/beta fold hydrolase, with product MGFVTTNDGVQIFYKDWGPKDAQPVVFHHGWPLSSDDWDAQMLFFLSKGYRVVAHDRRGHGRSSQVADGHDIDHYAADAFAVAEALDLRNAVHIGHSTGGGEVARYVARHGEPAGRVAKAVLVAAIPPLMLKTADNPEGTPMAVFDGFRTALAGNRAQFFRDVPAGPFYGFNRDGATVHEGVIQNWWRQGMMGSAKAHYDGIKAFSETDQTEDLKAITVPTLVLHGEDDQVVPIAASAQKAVKLLPKGTLKTYPGLSHGMLTVNADVLNADILGFITS